The following coding sequences are from one Anolis sagrei isolate rAnoSag1 chromosome 6, rAnoSag1.mat, whole genome shotgun sequence window:
- the OR6J1 gene encoding olfactory receptor 6J1, giving the protein MRKRSEQRMNTTAVRNFILLGITNNPQLEIFLFLLLLGIYVLTMMGNILIVVITLVNQQLRTPMYFFLRHVAFVDIGYTTVLIPKTLANMATGQKSITLTGCFMQCFLHFVLGTTEFFLLAVMSIDRYVAICNPFHYSTIMSDWLCSLLVFGSWFGALLLMTGPAIVLFQMPFCGPNTINHFFCDNGPLIKLICIDTTLLEFVSFLTAICSLLGTLTINVVSYVKIISTIMCIPSKTGRQKAFSTCASHITVVSITYSGCIFMYIKPNRNNELSYSKAVAVLNTLVAPLLIPFIYCLRNKQVQDAWYAVFRKCAIFCKGYK; this is encoded by the exons ATGAGAAAG AGAAGTGAACAAAGGATGAACACCACTGCCGTGAGGAATTTCATACTTTTGGGCATTACGAACAATCCACAACTCgaaatcttcctcttcctcctgctgttGGGGATTTACGTCTTGACCATGATGGGAAACATACTGATTGTTGTCATCACACTGGTGAACCAACAGCTCCGCACCCCAATGTATTTCTTCCTTCGGCATGTTGCATTTGTGGATATTGGGTATACAACTGTCCTTATTCCTAAAACGCTTGCCAATATGGCCACCGGTCAGAAGAGTATTACGTTAACTGGGTGTTTCATGCAGTgttttctgcattttgttttgggaaccactgagttctTCCTGTTGGCAGTCATGTCTATTGATCGATATGTAGCCATCTGCAACCCATTTCACTATTCAACCATTATGAGTGATTGGCTCTGCTCCTTGCTAGTATTTGGATCCTGGTTTGGGGCATTATTGCTCATGACGGGTCCAGCCATTGTGTTGTTCCAAATGCCTTTTTGTGGCCCAAACACCATCAACCATTTTTTCTGTGACAATGGACCCCTGATTAAACTTATCTGCATTGACACAACTCTTTTGGAATTTGTTAGTTTTCTCACTGCCATTTGTTCACTCCTTGGGACCTTAACCATAAATGTGGTGTCCTATGTCAAAATTATTTCCACCATCATGTGTATCCCATCAAAAACCGGAAGGCAGAAGGCCttttccacttgtgcttcccaCATCACTGTGGTTTCCATCACTTACAGTGGTTGTATTTTCATGTACATAAAACCCAATCGCAACAATGAATTGAGTTATAGTAAGGCAGTGGCTGTTCTTAATACTCTTGTAGCTCCTCTACTCATCCCATTCATCTACTGCCTGAGGAACAAGCAAGTTCAAGATGCCTGGTATGCTGTTTTTAGGAAATGTGCTATTTTCTGCAAGGGTTATAAATGA
- the ABHD4 gene encoding (Lyso)-N-acylphosphatidylethanolamine lipase, with protein sequence MEEDLEQASQGWLGGWLPAWSPTSMSHLKNVETRILQCLQNRFVTRYVSLPNQAKVWTVSLSPERGKGRTPLVMVHGFGGGIGLWILNLDYLSKHRPVHAFDLLGFGRSSRPRFSRDAQEAEEEFVSSIESWRKEMGIPNMILLGHSLGGFLAASYSLQHPERVKHLILVDPWGFPTRPTDPAQIRTPPTWVKAVATVLGRSNPLAVLRAAGPWGPGLVQRFRPDFKQKFADFFDDDTISEYIYHCNAQTPSGEAGFKAMTEAFGWARRPMLERIHLVRRDLPITLIYGANSWIDTSTGEKVKDLRPESYVCDIAIPGASHHVYADQPHAFNAAVEQVCDSVD encoded by the exons GTCCCAAGGTTGGTTAGGGGGCTGGCTCCCTGCCTGGAGTCCTACCTCCATGTCGCACCTCAAGAATGTAGAAACTCGGATCCTGCAGT gcCTCCAGAACCGATTTGTGACCCGGTATGTGTCCCTTCCCAACCAGGCCAAGGTCTGGACAGTGTCCCTTTCTCCAGAAAGGGGCAAAGGACGCACTCCACTGGTGATGGTACACGGTTTTGGCGGAGGCATTGGGCTCTGGATCCTCAATTTAGATTACCTAAGCAAGCATCGTCCTGTCCACGCTTTTGACCTCCTCGGCTTTGGACGCAGCTCCCGACCCCGCTTCTCCCGTGACGCCCAAGAGGCTGAGGAGGAGTTTGTCAGCTCCATTGAGTCCTGGCGTAAAGAGATGGGCATCCCCAACATGATTCTGCTCGGCCACAGCCTTGGGGGCTTCTTGGCTGCCTCCTACAGCTTGCAGCACCCAGAGAG AGTGAAACATCTGATCCTCGTAGACCCCTGGGGCTTCCCCACACGACCAACAGACCCAGCTCAGATCCGTACCCCTCCAACCTGGGTCAAGGCTGTGGCGACCGTGCTGGGACGGTCGAATCCTCTGGCCGTGTTGCGGGCAGCTGGACCCTGGG GTCCTGGACTGGTGCAGCGCTTCCGTCCAGACTTTAAGCAGAAGTTTGCCGATTTCTTTGACGACGATACCATCTCGGAATACATCTACCACTGCAATGCTCAAACACCCAG TGGCGAGGCAGGGTTTAAAGCTATGACAGAGGCGTTTGGCTGGGCCCGACGTCCCATGTTGGAGCGCATCCACCTGGTTCGCCGTGACTTGCCTATCACCCTCATCTACGGTGCCAATTCCTGGATTGATACCAGCACTGGGGAGAAAGTCAAGGACCTGCGACCAGAAAGCTATGTTTGTGACATA GCTATTCCGGGTGCCTCCCACCATGTCTACGCCGACCAGCCCCATGCTTTCAATGCTGCTGTGGAACAGGTCTGTGACTCTGTTGACTGA